The Lycium barbarum isolate Lr01 chromosome 4, ASM1917538v2, whole genome shotgun sequence nucleotide sequence ttacatgtcatggcgttacttgtgagggtttcaaggcagtcgggtcctatttatgcaagttctagaggtttggaaagtttttccaatgtttcgcacactttctaattcaattctactgaatgaaagaggggaaactttaggtgcggattccgaaaaatagagttgtccccgaggttcatatccaacatattacgtctaagacatgccatagaaggaagggtgaagccttacatacctctttccgctccttatactattccaaattcaagttacaaatccgccacaatctacaaattggtcatatttaccaaactttggttagagcatttagaattggaatcttaagacaatacttggctaccgaaattccggcagtatttcccctgtaaatactccatcccaccaagttcaacttggccaatttcaatcaacaacaatcccgggaattcaacccggccaaactatcaacataatgtcaacaaccatactaaaaatttccatattcaatccaagatacattataataactcaatcaatatactacttccttcaaaaccttccaactccaataaaaacaataacaaccttataatatatgttccaacaataccatactaatatcattgtcttccatacatgtaagaacatagtattcaatttacataaacttcaaccacaagtctccaattttcataatttctctaagatcattaagctttttattagcaatatagaatccacataacaacaaccaatacactaaataaaattaactcattttcctccacaccacaccacaactacacggccaacatcatgcatacacaactacaacctctccaaaatcattcaacttccattttcaacatagcatccacaacaataacaaccaaacactagatagaataattaaaacctgattcatacacacacataggcatgcacggccacacacctatattcttgttcttcatgaatttcactcatttttacacactacaacatgcacaacatccataacatataagaaaaggatgaatccttaccttcttctttgattctccaacttgcttgaatttccaacttatgaatttgtgtttttcttgcttcaataacaactctactttgttaaggaccctccacttggtagaaaatgatttttgaaggaatttttgtcaattttcttgttgatttttgcacttggccgaaatggcccttgaagatgtttctccttcttctcttttgttcttttgttttcttgaaatgtctagaatgtttttgaaataagatgactaagtcatctttttatttatccattaggcttttaattgggcctaagcccacccacatggatggccaacatggtccaagggcccaagcccatttttttgttttattcttcatgacaaataatttttttccgaattccaaatttacccttcgtcttcctccatattttcacgagtcatattgccattttacctttttgcccctagcctttcttaatatttccgcttctaaattcttcataagcaactcatatgcttaacaaaataaaaataaggccttgcttgtcatcttccagcagttaccttgaattatccgattgtacgaaaatgcgggatataacaattttgACTTGGAGATATCATTTTGCTACTGGTTTTTTTTGGTGTTGTTGATGTAAATTTGCTACTCTTAGTTTGGTGTTGCTTCAGTTGGTTTTTTTGGTGTTGCTACTGATATTTAAGTATCAAACTCTAAAGTTGTTTATGCAGCAATTTATTGAATGAAATGGTCAATTCCTTTTACTTGATATGTTGCAATGGAAAGGCTGCAAATGGTATTCAATGACTGGAATAGTTTTGGCTGCTGCTGCTGTTCATTTCTTTCATTTAACACAAATAAGAACAAAATTCATTGACAAGATTCAAAGAAAATTCAACTCCTTACACAAAACAAACCAGTTTCCATACACATAATTCAACCCCTTACACAAAACAAAGAAAGTTCCACCTAAATCTATtctaaaaacaacaacaaaaacacaaGACCAATTACAGAAAGTTCCACCTAAATCTATtctaaaaacaacaacaaaaacacaaAACCAATTACAGATGGAACTTTGATACAACTATGCCAATTTCAACTAAACGATAAAAcctaataaaagaaaaagaaaaaccttAACAACAAATACAATGATAAGCTTCCAATTGAAACTATACCAATTGGCCTCCTCCTTCTTCCTCTTTTTATCAATGATCACCATATCTTTGGCCTCTTTGATCACCACATCATTTATCTCCTCTTTGCTCAGCAGATCATGATCATCTTTCTCCTCCGAGATCACTTGATCTTGACAGGAACTCCCCTCCGTCATCACCTCACCATGACACTCATTCTCCACCAATTTCATCTCTTTCTCCATACTTTGAAAATACACTAATGATTTTTCCAAATCCTTTAACTCTATTCGCCAATCTTGAAATAACAAACTTAGATCGCACATCAAAATCATCACGATCCCTCCACCTGAAGAACCTGCATAACTTTTCCTAAAATGAGTCTTAAACGAGTCACTTTAActaaaaaaacagaaaaaaaaaaattaaatgactAAGGATCAAACATACACGATAGCGTGGGCAAGACCAAAATCTTCTTCCTGGATTATCATTCGACCACGAGGTCTGCATTGTCAGCAAGTCTCCATGTTTGCATCGCACTGTCTCACGCAACATTGGGTCATTCTCATCTTTACAAATGCGATTCAAGCTTGCCCTTGACATGATTTTGCTTAAACCTTAACCAATTTGGATAAGTAAATTTGAGCAAAATAACAAAGATTACAAGTTAGTAAAGCTAATAAAATAAGGAAATTTCATACCTTTTGAATTAAATTTTTGCTGAGATGGACAGAAATTGAGAACAAAGTGGGGGCTTCAATGGTGATTTTACCAGTTGGTTTAAATGTGGAAGAAGAGTTTGTTATataaattgatttgtttttttttttacaaattgggAAACCAAGGGACGTATTTTGACTGGTCTGTGGAAGTTTTATTGAGCCTTCACGTGCTCGTCTTGCGTGCTTCCACGCCTGGTTCGAAAATGGGTCAAAAGATGGTATTTATTAAAGTTTGAACATGTCCAGGCGGGTCATAGGACACCCGCAGAGAATACATAAATACCCCCCTGGAAAAAATGTGTCATCTCCAGGGGGGTATTTATGTATTCTCTCGTCATTGGAACAAATGTTCATTTTTCAGTACTATAGTGTTGCACTTCCTCGATTCGAACTTAAGTGCCTTTAACTTTATCTATTTAttatgtacaacaacaacaagaacaacaccACATCCAACGTGATCCACAGATCTTACCTCTGCCTTTGTGGGGCAGAAGCTGCTTccgaagaccctcggctcaaagaaaagaaaagagaaggaaagaagagaaaggaaaagagaaggaAAGAAGAGAAAGGAAAATGGGAAGAATATATTTCTATTTATTATGTACGATGAGGAAAAAAGACTAGGCTAACGTGAATTGAACTTTTTGTTAAATATGTTTAGAAATTTATACACTCACTTGTGACAGTCTATTCATAGACCAACAACAATAGCTATACTTAAAAGGTTAAAAAAGCACAAATAGTTAAAGAATATAATTTGACATCAATAAACATGAAATCTGCCTTAAATTACGGCATTTAAGGCAAATTCCAAATtgaacaaaagaagaagaagatgctCATGTAGCACATAGTTAAGAAGGAAAGCGTTGATTGACATGTATAAATTGGTTCGTGTACTCGGAATTTGAATTTTATAGGTTTTGGATTTTAAGGACAATGACTCAAATGCTAGTAACTGAGTTTTAACTTTAACTTttaactagacggcctatgcccgtgctgcgtacgggcccaacactttagattatagtgcatttatgtgtatgtagttgtttttgaatagtgataatatatatatatatatatatatatatatatatatatatatatatatatatatatatatatatatatatattatgttcaaaacacgattaatataacattgtagtttgtcctccgtatctaaaattttattatattaatgtttgttatgaacacaaaatcggcaaatttattaatattttttaaaagagaagacttgtttaaaaggaaactattttcttctctttgagataaaacagtAGCAATATtcaagcatcagttgatactttcaattttaattcgattaatttaaaggtgtaaaatacttattattttttatcaaattttgatttgaacaattctaattcaaattattaaattaattttacacgtttaaaacgaaacaaagtagaaattaattttttatttaaacgaagaaatactattttttaatttttagtaaatattctcggtttagctcattttacttgtcatgttgtcttttgcatgatttttttaagaaaatgtcgattagaattataatttgactaatttaccttaataattatttgatctgcatttgatatattttttttacgacattaatttcttttcacatttattagagtaagaataaaaataaaaaagtaattaaattctatcttattttaaaatataaatattttaagtatatttattttactaacataacaaataaatgacatggcggaatagcaaatacaacagtttaatatctagattagatctcaggctaatataaaaaaaaaattgtatggtttgactacttagccttttgaagaaaagtaatttcatggattgacacgcacgtggtaatgaattcatcattattgacttaattagatacattggaaattacaagaatattgtttgattttttaataggaggtgcacttttttttttgacattattaatttgcactatttttatgcatatatatatatatatatatatatatatatgcatatactatgttcaaaacacgattaatataacattgtagtttgtactccatatctaaaagtttattatattagtgtttactacgaatacaaagtctgcactttattttttgacattattttttttaataaacaaataaatgacatggcggaatagcaaatacaacagtttaatatctagattagatctcaggctaatataaaaaaaaaattgcttgattttgttaatatgggattcactttttttttcccgtgagtttggatgtggtgggttctacttttttttattactggttggtgtttaatatggggctcacaatttttttttaaaatattagtagttgtttaaaatatatgggccacatttttttttcaaatattagtagttgtttttaaatattagtagttgtttaaaatatgtggcccacaattttttttaaatattagtagttgtttaaaaagTGGGTCATTAAAAAGTGGGTCCATCAACGGGGTCCACCAACGGACGACGAAGCTGCCTTTTAAACTGGCTCTTTTAAAGGGTAGTAATACATATATAATGGTTTTCTTAAGACACGCAGAGTTGAGGTCAAAATTATTGAATTTTGTCGAACCCGTTAATTCCGGCAGCTACCTTATTAAATAATCTGAGTATCATTTTCATTATCATCATCTATTGTAAAAGACTCGAAGAAAGTGAAATTGCCAAACCTACCCCAATTATAGTTTCCCTCGTAAAGGGGGTGTCTTAATTAAAGATTATTGAATACTCCACATCTTCATGTCGACAGCCCACAATCAGAGGTTTAGTTTGTACTGTACACATATGTATATGTAGAAATAAACAGTTTCTTCTTTTAGTGGTAACTTTGATTTAAAGCTTATCAATATGTACTTCTAGATGATGAAAGACAGGGGGGCATCTCTTTCTTTTTGATTTTTCAATCAATCCATGTCCGATACTCGTATTGGACCCGACTAAATTTGGATGAATATTTAGCATTTTTGCTAGCTGAATTTGTTTTTAAATATTCGACTTTTTAGACAAATAAGAAATCATTTATTGTTTTTTCCCAAATGTTTCTTGCTATTTCAATTAGTGCAATATTAATCAAGCGAGACGTTAATAAGTTATAAGAGGCTATTTAACAAATATTCACAGTCAATAAAGTGCGGGCGGACTCAAAAACCTGGACCTTAGCTTAGTAATGAATGAAGGGAAGCATTTCGAACTTTTTCCGCCAACAAATTATGTAGTGTCATTGCCGTATAAAGGCCGTTAAGCCTCGCTTCCTTCTTCCTTTCATTTATTAGGTAGAAAATAATAGTCGGCATTCTATAAGCGACTTCAGAAAGTTTACTTCTTTTGTGGTCGGCGTGTAAGCACCTCCCGGcttttatatctttttttttttttcaaagtgcGTAAAAAAAACAGATTATATGCACCTCAAGAATAACCTAATATAAAACAACAACACGTCAGAAACATTTCAAAAATTGAATCTGGACCACGAATGTATGGCAGCCTGCATTAAATTCACTGAACCATCATTTTAATCTTCACTACTAGTAATACTAGATTGACATGAAGTTTATGAAAGATACTCCGAACTTTCTAGTTTTATTAAGTATAAATGAAGGGAAGCTCTTCGAGCTTTTCTTGTTAGAAGCTTATGTAGTAGCTGCCTTATAAAACCGTTAAGCCTCTCTTCCGTCTTCCTTTACTTACTTTATTAAGTTGAAACTAATCGTCAGCATTTTATAGTAATTACTTGTCCGATTAAATGAAACATCAGAACATTAGTTTTTTGTAGTCGACCATATGATGCCTCCCGACTATTAAACGACTTTTTGAAGATGCGCACAGAATTTTAAAAGACAGATAATATACTCTCGAAAATAGTAACCTAATTCAAATTCAAAACAACAACACGTCGAAACATTTCAAAAATTGAATCTGGGCCATACATGTATGACATCCTGCATTAAATTCATTGATCGGTCCTTTTAATCTTTACTACTAGTACTACTAAAATTGACATGATTTTTGAAAGAAGCTCTGAACTTTCTAGTGTCATTTGCCCCAGTCAAATGCTTCCTTCTGCAATGAATGTACGTAGTGCTGTAAAGTGTATAAATGATGCCACCAACCTAGCTCACGAGGACTATGGTAATCTTCTTCCTAATTAATTAAACCATTCATTATATTCATGCTCCATCCGTGAACATCTTTTAATTTTTATAGCAACTTTTTTGTGTTATTATATGAGCTACCACCTCACTAAATTTGATCCAAGATTAATCCGGATTGACCTAACTAGTTATAGATAGTGTTGAAGCCAGAACTTTTAACAaggaaatttaaataaaaaaaagtatGAATGGCAAATTAAGGATTAATTCGTTTAATTCGATCCGTACACAGCTAGTTATAGATTTTAGTAAAGCTAGGAATTCTAacaataatttcaaataaaaagaGTAAGAATGGCAGATTAATGATTAATTCGTTAAATTCAATCCATACCCACTAGTTATAGTCTTATAGATAGTGATGAAGCCAGAAATTTTAAGGAGGGAATTCAAATAAAAAAAGTATGTTCAATTCGATCCATACACAACTAGTTAATCGCGAAGCCAGGAATTCTAAGagaattcaaataaaaaaatgtaaaaatgataCACTTCGTGAAATCAAAGCCGCAGCCTAAACCAAGTTTGGACCTAATTAGCTACTATTCTATTAGAAGCTTCcatgtaattttttttctttttcatccaATACTTATATTGGGGTCTGATGAAATTTGTGCGGATTCGCGTCTAGTTCAACATTGGGGAGTAAAACACTTTCTAACAAAGGCGACTCCGCAAGTTAGTACATAGCATTATTAAGTtgcaaaacaacaaaaataatcATGGATGAGAATTGAAGATAAGCATGCATGTCATTAATATTCTCTTTCGTAGTCTTTTAGCGGTCTCCACAAATATAGACAAAACCTTGAGTTTAATGTGTCTTGTTTTCTTCTAATCTACCCACCACGAGATGCCAATTTCTTTAGCATCTTCTGCATAATTGGTTGATCGTCCCTAAGTATAGTTCTATGGTACTACGACTTATCCTCAAACTCAAAATGAATAGTTCTAAAGAAATTATATATAATCTCATCCAATTTTGACAGTGTGTTTAGTACGACGGAAgtcattttttaaaaaagttgTCAAGAGGAAGtcattttctagtgtttggttaTCAGTAAAATATTGCTTACTTCCCTCACTCATGagcaaaattaaattattttcctTACATCAACTTTTAACGTTCATGTTACTTGTTTCAACTAACATTTCAATATTATTATTTAGTCTAATTTTGAAGACTCAAGAATTTCATCACAACACACACTCTTATTtgtgtaatatttatttttaatctgtttttttgttttttgaaaaatattttcactACCAACCAAACACTTGAAACCATGTGAAATATTTTCCTTGAAAATTGCCTTCATGCCAGATACTCAAAATCAACTAAATTTTCATGGTAAATTATAAGCTAAACTACCCCATATGTATTTGCCAAGAAGTGCAAAGGAAGTGCTATTGGTTAGCGCCAAATTTTGGTGACTTATAGAAGTGGTAGTTGCTGTTAATGTTACTTAAATACTCCACGTCTCCACCTCTAGCTACCGTAGATACAACTCTTAATAGTTGGAGTCAACTTTTAAGTACCGTCACCCGTGATGTAAAGAAATCAATCACTTCTtgcttttttttcttcaaatgaaATCAATCTTCGAAAGTAAGTAAATAGAATTAAGCACCTTTCATCCAAAAAAACAAGGGATTGGTCGATTATAAGGCTCATGACCTGAAGACTATATGCTCGAATTAGACAGAAAAATTGGTAAATTTATCAGGCTCATAACCTATTGGTAAGACCTATCAGGCTCACAACCTGAAGACTGCATGTTCGAGCCATGTTCTCGACTAATCACTCTGAGATGTATTTTTTTGATATGTCGGAGTCTTGGTCCATAACTCACAATATAACCTTGGAGACATCTATGATAAGTTGGATATTGACAACGGAAAATACCAATAGCATTTTTTCACAACCAGGCCCCATAAACAATACACATGTGTGGAGGTAGATTTCACAATTATAAACCAATCAATACAGATTATTTTGCACTTCGCGCGCTACTATATTTTACGAGAAAAAAATGAACGAAAACTTTAATACAAATTTATATATAGTAGTTCGAGAAGAAGGCGGGAGTGAACTACACCAGCTGGATGTCATAAAGGTGGACAGCATCATTAGGCAAAAATGAATTTAATTGTCAAATCTCACGCCCATTGTTTTGGTTAATATCCAAAACACGCACCAACACATGTAGTATGTTTGCAATTTAAGTTCTAATATCTCATTTGTGTAAATACTTTTTTACACCATCATAACATTTAAGTTTCTTTTAATTTGAGatttaaatcataaaaaaaaaaaaaaagatactccGTATATTATTTGGTACAATAGAAAATAATGAAATTGATGGTGTAAAAATTATTTACAGGATCTGCCTAAACTCATATGTTTGATatgaaacaaaaaataaattacaaAGTCACAATCttaaattgaagaaaaatgaagaaaagtGGAGCAAATATAAGTGGTACCAAACGATGAACCAATATTCTTGGAATGATGCCATATATTCATTGTAGGCCATGAAAACTTCAAATTTGAGTTCAAATACTAGCAACAACAATATCCCAAAAGCAGAAAGAAATTATTGTACCGCTGAATATAACTTGACCAAACACTATCAATATTAGTCGTCATTTTATAATTAATTACTACAATTAATAGTAAGATCTATATATATCAAGCACATGAAATACCCATAGAAGTCGCCATAAATCGCTCAGAACCGGTTCTTCTAACCAACGACTTAATTTCGGGCGATAGACCCTCATACTCCGGACCTTCTGGAATCGTTGTAAGTGCACCAGATTTATCATAAACTACGTAAAATCCATCTTGATTATGTTGACCCTGATGAAAAAGCTGACTATTACTCTGGTTCTTCGCTCTAAAAACAGACTTTAGAAGCTTCTGGAAAGATCTAGAGATTCTTGAACTACTTTTCTTGGAAACCGGTTGAgtactatgttgttgttgtgaatcaaGAACACGGCGGTCGGGTAAATGAGGCATGGAGAGGCTTCTAGAAGATATTATGGCTGAGTCAAGTTGTCGTTCGAATGATTTTAACTCGAATGAGTCATAGAGAGAACTTCCACAATCCCATATTTGAGGTTTGTTTGTTGAAGGTGCTAGTTTTTGTGGTGAGTTTTTTTCTGGAGTTTTGGACATtactggtattgttgttgttatggaagatgtGGAGTGTTAATAGAGGGAGATTTTTGGGTTTATATACTTGTAAGTCATAAGAATGGTGTGTTTAGGGACTTAGGAGTAAATTTCGTACGTATTTATTTTGTGGCGAGTGAGATTTTAACGTGTTGGCTATGACTAATTGGGGGTTGGGAGTGGGGTGGGGTGGGCGAGTGGGGGTTAAGGAAGTTGAAGGGGTTTGATACAGTTGAAGGAGCATTTATGAGGATTGATGAACGATTTGGTCATTTAAGAAAAAGATGCATTTTTTCACGGGGTCGGATAAACATAAATTGGATTTTAGAGGTTCTTATGCATTAATTAGTCtccattccaatttatgtgacatttttttctttttaatcggTTAAAAAAGTATGATATCTATTCATATTTAGTTacaatttaacttcaaatttTCCATTAGAATCATAATGTCTGGACCTTAATTGAAATTCCTAAGTAAAATATAACGGACGATATACATAAGTCATAGTCAAAAGTAAAAGGATAAATTTAACCTTTTATCCGAAGCATTTTGACACGTCGAATTCACCTAATCTATACTGGATTTCCATTAAAGTCAAAAGTGTAGATTTGCACTTGCAAGGATATAAATGGCTTCATAGTGTAATAGAGGGTAAAACTATATATAATGTACTATAAATAAAGGGAGTAAATTTGGACATTGTTCTTGTGATTGTTATGTAAAAGTTATATACTCAAATCCAAATATATAGTGAGTGCAAGATTTTTTAGAAGAGGGGAAAGAAGAAACAAAAAAGATAAGGCGATTATCTCCAAAACAATAGATAGATGCTCGAGCCATAACTTTATTCTTCACAGAGAAACTAGCACTCTGAAATTTCCCCTAGATCTTGAAGCTTTAAAAAATTTATGTAGCATTCTTTATGGTTATTAAGTACAAGAAAAATATATAATAGTATTTTGAATGAACTGCGTAATACGTTTATATACATCTATGGAAATATGGATATTCGATATATTACTTTGTCAATGATCGTATTTCGTATCAAATATAAATAGCAAATTGgagttttttcttctttgtttttttgtatatatatttgacTAGTGTGTACAGAAATATTATTAATGTCTTTTGTTTTTCTATTTCCTCTATTTTTTTCCTACGGTTTGGTGGATCTGTACGCTTATCTCACACGTAGAAGTAAATGAAGGTATAAAAAAAGGGTTGAACTTTGATAACAATTGGAAAAGAATAATTCAATGTGAAGATGTTGAGACTAGCGTTAATTAACGTGGGCTACAAGTGATTAGTACTACCAACTCTTCATATACCAATTgttttactccctccggataaaaaaaaaaagtgtcgactttgccttttttttttctcgagTCAAatagagtgtccacttatcaaatcaagaaagaattaatcttattttttagatttgcccctattaagtgttatgtgttTAAATcttaatacctatttaattaggagcagtttagtcaaattacccatttttgtctagaagttagtatttttttaaaagtgtgcaaatgactaagtgaacATTTTTTTTATCCGGAAGGAGTATATAATAATGCTCCCTCTCCGGTCATTATATGTCATTTATTTATTCTCGGACATTCATTAAGACACGAGGGGCGAAGCCATGTGCAGAGCAAACGATGCTAAAATGAATCACCTTCATAGAAAAATTATACTATGCGAACTAAATAGGACAAAAACAAATTTATTTGATCACGTACAAACTACAAAGTGTTGAATTCTCTTTACATAAGGCAAGATTCTAGCGTAATGACAAAGGGGTTCGAAAAATACTTTGGGCCATATGTTTAATCATTCAAATCTCAAGTGTATCATTCGCGTGTTTTTTGTCCGCTTGcatttagaaaaccatttggtaGAAGTATTTGACTCGATTGCCTTTTCTTCCTTATACGAGTAGCTAGTTTATGTAAACGTGCAGTTGCACGTTATTTTCAGGAGATCTCAATCACAGTAAAAAATATTAGATAACAttatttgaaattatatataattatttatgaGTTACAAAAATATTACTATAGTATAGGATTGTATCTACTTAATACTTTTTTGAAATTGATGTTCTCGATATTTTTTTTGGGCTATATAGAAAACATGTTAAGACTAAGATAATCCAATATTAAAGATTAAGTGactatatatttctttattgttGAAAATCGTTGCCAAACAAAATTACATTATAAGAATATCAATAATTTTTAagaatatttaattatttatttaaaaaaatattaagtttatCACAAAA carries:
- the LOC132638054 gene encoding uncharacterized protein LOC132638054, with the protein product MSKTPEKNSPQKLAPSTNKPQIWDCGSSLYDSFELKSFERQLDSAIISSRSLSMPHLPDRRVLDSQQQHSTQPVSKKSSSRISRSFQKLLKSVFRAKNQSNSQLFHQGQHNQDGFYVVYDKSGALTTIPEGPEYEGLSPEIKSLVRRTGSERFMATSMGISCA